Proteins from a single region of Streptococcus mitis:
- a CDS encoding CoA-binding protein, protein MSQEFINPSDGVIRQYLATSKTLAVVGLSDREETTSNRVTKEMQARGYKIIPVNPKVEGGEILGEKAYASLAEIPFPVDIVNVYRRSEFLPDVARDFLKANAKIFWAQLGLESLEAEEILRAGGCDDIVMNRCIKREHTRLIEEA, encoded by the coding sequence ATGAGTCAAGAATTTATCAATCCAAGTGATGGTGTGATTCGTCAGTATCTCGCAACGAGTAAAACCCTTGCTGTAGTGGGGTTGTCAGATCGTGAGGAAACAACTAGCAATCGAGTGACCAAGGAAATGCAGGCTCGGGGTTATAAAATCATCCCAGTCAATCCCAAGGTAGAAGGTGGTGAAATCTTGGGTGAAAAGGCTTATGCTAGCCTAGCAGAGATTCCTTTTCCTGTAGATATTGTTAATGTTTACCGGCGCAGTGAGTTTTTGCCAGATGTGGCGCGTGATTTTCTCAAGGCTAATGCCAAGATTTTTTGGGCACAGCTAGGACTTGAAAGTCTAGAAGCGGAAGAAATCTTGCGTGCTGGTGGATGTGATGATATCGTGATGAATCGTTGTATTAAGAGAGAGCATACACGCTTGATTGAGGAAGCATAA
- the tadA gene encoding tRNA adenosine(34) deaminase TadA: MNYTVEEKEVFMREALREAEIALEHDEIPIGCVIVKDGEIIGRGHNAREELQRAVMHAEIMAIENANLSEVSWRLLDCTLFVTIEPCVMCSGAIGLARIPNVVYGAKNQKFGAAGSLYDILTDERLNHRVEVETGILEDECAAIMQDFFRNRRKK; this comes from the coding sequence ATGAATTATACAGTTGAAGAAAAAGAAGTCTTTATGAGGGAAGCTTTGAGAGAGGCTGAGATTGCTCTTGAACACGATGAAATTCCAATTGGTTGTGTGATTGTCAAGGACGGAGAAATCATTGGTCGCGGGCATAATGCGCGTGAAGAGTTGCAACGAGCTGTAATGCATGCGGAAATTATGGCTATAGAGAATGCGAATCTGAGTGAGGTGAGCTGGCGCTTGCTGGATTGCACGCTTTTTGTGACCATTGAGCCTTGTGTCATGTGTAGTGGGGCAATTGGACTCGCCCGTATTCCAAACGTGGTCTATGGGGCTAAAAACCAGAAATTTGGCGCTGCTGGGAGTTTGTACGATATCTTGACAGATGAGCGTCTCAATCATCGTGTGGAGGTTGAAACGGGAATTTTGGAAGATGAATGCGCAGCTATTATGCAGGACTTTTTTAGAAATAGACGGAAAAAATAA
- a CDS encoding beta-class carbonic anhydrase → MSYFENFLKANQAYVELHGDLHLSIKPKTKVAIVTCMDSRLHVAPALGLALGDAHILRNAGGRVTDDIIRSLVISQQQMGTREIVVLHHTDCGAQTFENGPFQEYLKKELGVDVSDKDFLPFQDIDESVREDMRLLQETPLIPDDVVISGAVYDVDTGRMTVVEL, encoded by the coding sequence ATGTCCTATTTTGAAAATTTTTTAAAAGCCAATCAAGCCTATGTAGAACTGCATGGAGATCTTCATTTATCAATCAAACCAAAGACCAAGGTTGCAATCGTAACTTGTATGGACTCGCGTTTACACGTTGCGCCAGCTCTTGGGTTGGCTCTGGGAGATGCTCATATTTTGCGGAATGCTGGAGGGCGAGTGACAGATGATATTATTCGCTCGCTTGTGATTTCCCAGCAACAAATGGGGACAAGGGAAATTGTGGTGCTCCATCATACAGACTGTGGTGCACAGACATTTGAAAATGGTCCTTTTCAGGAGTATTTGAAAAAAGAACTAGGAGTGGATGTTTCTGACAAGGACTTTTTGCCTTTTCAAGACATTGATGAAAGTGTTCGTGAGGATATGAGATTGCTGCAGGAAACTCCTCTAATCCCAGATGATGTTGTTATTTCAGGTGCGGTTTACGATGTGGATACAGGAAGGATGACAGTCGTAGAATTATAA
- a CDS encoding TIGR00266 family protein encodes MKFSMDSHMQFPLVELSLNQGETVYIQRGSMVYHTPNVSLNTQLNASGSGLGRFVKAVGRSMVSGESTFITQAVAESDNGNLALAPDTPGQVIALELGEKQYRLNDGVFLALDGTASYTMESQSIGKALFGGQGGLFVMTTQGQGTLLVNAFGSIKKIELQNQEITIDNAHVVAWSQSLDYNIHLENSFWQSIGTGEGVVNTFRGTGEVYVQSLNLQSFAGSLNKYIQKGS; translated from the coding sequence ATGAAATTTTCTATGGACAGTCATATGCAATTTCCTTTGGTAGAGTTGTCACTCAATCAAGGAGAAACCGTCTATATCCAGCGAGGTAGTATGGTTTACCACACGCCTAACGTAAGTCTCAATACCCAGCTCAATGCTAGCGGTTCAGGTTTGGGACGTTTTGTTAAAGCTGTAGGACGTTCAATGGTTTCTGGTGAAAGCACCTTCATTACTCAAGCTGTAGCAGAGTCTGATAACGGGAACCTTGCTCTAGCACCAGATACTCCTGGGCAAGTAATTGCTCTTGAACTAGGTGAAAAACAATATCGACTGAATGATGGGGTTTTTCTAGCTCTTGATGGTACAGCTTCCTATACTATGGAGAGTCAGTCTATTGGTAAAGCTCTGTTCGGAGGGCAAGGCGGTCTCTTTGTGATGACTACCCAAGGCCAGGGAACTCTCTTGGTCAATGCTTTTGGCTCTATCAAGAAAATTGAGCTACAAAACCAAGAAATAACCATTGACAATGCCCATGTGGTGGCTTGGAGTCAATCTTTGGACTATAATATCCACTTAGAAAATAGCTTCTGGCAGTCTATTGGTACAGGCGAAGGAGTGGTGAATACCTTCCGAGGAACTGGTGAGGTCTACGTACAAAGTCTCAATCTTCAGAGCTTTGCAGGATCGCTCAATAAGTATATCCAAAAAGGTTCATAA
- the radA gene encoding DNA repair protein RadA: protein MCQNCEYNSPKYLGRCPNCGSWSSFVEEVEVAEVKNARVSLTGEKTKPMKLAEVTSINVNRTKTEMEEFNRVLGGGVVPGSLVLIGGDPGIGKSTLLLQVSTQLSQVGTVLYVSGEESAQQIKLRAERLGDIDSEFYLYAETNMQSVRAEVERIQPNFLIIDSIQTIMSPEISGVQGSVSQVREVTAELMQLAKTNNIAIFIVGHVTKEGTLAGPRMLEHMVDTVLYFEGERHHTFRILRAVKNRFGSTNEIGIFEMQSGGLVEVLNPSQVFLEERLDGATGSSIVVTMEGTRPILAEVQALVTPTMFGNAKRTTTGLDFNRASLIMAVLEKRAGLLLQNQDAYLKSAGGVKLDEPAIDLAVAVAIASSYKDKPTNPQECFVGELGLTGEIRRVNRIEQRINEAAKLGFTKIYVPKNSLTGITPPKEIQVIGVTTIQEVLKKVFS from the coding sequence GTGTGTCAAAATTGTGAATATAATTCGCCTAAGTATCTAGGACGTTGTCCTAACTGTGGGTCTTGGTCTTCTTTTGTAGAAGAGGTTGAGGTTGCCGAGGTCAAGAATGCGCGTGTGTCCTTGACAGGTGAGAAAACCAAGCCCATGAAACTGGCTGAGGTGACTTCCATCAATGTCAATCGAACTAAGACAGAGATGGAGGAATTTAACCGTGTACTTGGAGGCGGAGTGGTACCAGGAAGTCTCGTCCTCATCGGTGGGGATCCTGGAATCGGGAAATCAACGCTTCTACTACAAGTCTCAACCCAGTTGTCCCAAGTGGGAACGGTTCTCTACGTCAGTGGGGAGGAGTCTGCCCAGCAGATTAAACTACGTGCAGAGCGTTTGGGTGATATTGATAGCGAGTTTTATCTCTATGCAGAGACCAATATGCAGAGTGTTCGAGCTGAGGTAGAAAGAATCCAGCCAAACTTCCTCATTATTGACTCTATCCAGACCATTATGTCTCCTGAGATTTCAGGGGTACAGGGGTCTGTTTCTCAGGTGCGTGAGGTGACTGCTGAACTTATGCAATTAGCGAAGACTAATAACATTGCTATCTTTATCGTCGGCCATGTGACCAAGGAAGGAACCTTGGCTGGTCCACGTATGTTGGAGCATATGGTGGATACAGTGCTTTACTTTGAAGGGGAGCGTCACCATACCTTTCGTATTTTGAGAGCGGTCAAAAATCGTTTTGGTTCTACCAATGAAATTGGGATTTTTGAGATGCAGTCGGGTGGCTTGGTTGAAGTCCTCAATCCGAGTCAAGTTTTCCTAGAAGAGCGTTTGGATGGAGCGACTGGCTCATCAATCGTTGTGACCATGGAAGGGACGCGTCCGATTTTAGCAGAGGTTCAGGCCTTGGTGACGCCAACCATGTTTGGAAATGCCAAGCGCACGACCACAGGTCTGGACTTCAATCGTGCGAGTCTGATTATGGCTGTTTTGGAAAAGCGTGCAGGGCTTCTCTTGCAAAATCAGGATGCCTATCTCAAATCTGCTGGTGGTGTCAAATTGGATGAACCTGCCATTGACTTAGCCGTCGCTGTTGCTATTGCTTCGAGCTACAAGGACAAGCCAACCAACCCTCAGGAATGTTTTGTGGGAGAACTTGGTTTGACGGGAGAAATTCGGCGCGTGAATCGTATCGAGCAGCGTATTAATGAAGCTGCTAAACTGGGCTTTACTAAGATTTATGTACCCAAAAATTCCTTGACAGGAATCACTCCACCTAAGGAAATTCAGGTTATTGGGGTGACAACGATTCAGGAAGTCTTGAAAAAGGTATTCTCCTAA
- a CDS encoding pyridoxal phosphate-dependent aminotransferase has product MDLTKRFNKQLDKIQVSLIRQFDQAISEIPGVLRLTLGEPDFTTPDHVKEAAKRAIDQNQSYYTGMSGLLTLRQAASDFVKEKYQLDYAPENEILVTIGATEALSATLTAILEEGDKVLLPAPAYPGYEPIVNLVGAEIVEIDTTENGFVLTPEMLEKAILEQGDKLKAVILNYPANPTGITYSREQLEALAAVLRKYEIFVVCDEVYSELTYTGEAHVSLGTMLRDQAIIINGLSKSHAMTGWRLGLIFAPAAFTAQLIKSHQYLVTAANTMAQHAAVEALTAGKNDAEPMKKEYIQRRDYIIEKMTALGFEIIKPDGAFYIFAKIPAGYNQDSFAFLKDFAQKKAVAFIPGAAFGRYGEGYVRLSYAASMETIKEAMKRLEEYMREA; this is encoded by the coding sequence ATGGACTTAACTAAGCGCTTTAATAAACAGTTAGATAAGATTCAAGTTTCGTTGATTCGTCAGTTTGATCAGGCTATTTCTGAGATTCCTGGGGTCTTGCGTTTGACCTTGGGGGAACCTGATTTTACAACGCCAGATCATGTCAAGGAGGCGGCTAAGCGAGCGATTGACCAGAACCAATCCTACTATACAGGGATGAGTGGTCTGCTGACTTTACGTCAGGCAGCTAGTGATTTTGTTAAGGAAAAGTACCAACTGGACTATGCTCCTGAAAATGAAATCTTGGTTACAATTGGGGCGACAGAGGCTTTATCTGCTACTTTGACAGCTATTTTGGAAGAGGGAGACAAGGTGCTCTTGCCAGCTCCTGCCTATCCAGGCTATGAACCGATTGTCAATCTAGTTGGGGCAGAGATTGTTGAGATTGACACGACTGAAAATGGTTTTGTCTTGACTCCTGAGATGTTGGAAAAGGCCATTTTGGAGCAGGGTGACAAGCTCAAGGCGGTTATTCTCAACTATCCAGCCAACCCGACAGGAATTACCTATAGTCGGGAGCAGTTGGAGGCCTTAGCAGCTGTTTTACGCAAGTATGAGATTTTCGTTGTCTGTGATGAGGTTTACTCAGAATTGACTTATACAGGGGAAGCCCATGTGTCTCTAGGAACTATGTTGAGAGACCAGGCTATCATTATCAATGGTTTGTCTAAATCGCATGCTATGACAGGTTGGCGTTTGGGGCTGATTTTCGCTCCTGCAGCCTTTACAGCCCAGTTAATCAAGAGTCACCAGTACTTGGTGACTGCCGCAAATACCATGGCGCAACACGCTGCGGTGGAAGCCTTGACGGCTGGTAAAAATGATGCCGAACCTATGAAGAAGGAATACATCCAGCGTCGTGATTATATTATCGAGAAAATGACTGCTCTTGGTTTTGAGATTATCAAACCAGACGGGGCCTTCTATATCTTTGCTAAGATTCCAGCGGGCTACAATCAAGATTCCTTTGCCTTTTTGAAGGATTTTGCTCAGAAGAAAGCCGTTGCCTTTATCCCTGGCGCTGCCTTTGGGCGTTACGGGGAAGGCTATGTTCGCCTGTCTTATGCAGCCAGCATGGAGACTATCAAAGAAGCCATGAAACGACTTGAGGAGTACATGAGAGAAGCATGA
- a CDS encoding dUTP diphosphatase, with amino-acid sequence MKIRGFELVSTFTDKNLLPKRETAHAAGYDLKVAVRTVIAPGEIVLVPTGVKAYMQPTEVLYLYDRSSNPRKKGLVLINSVGVIDGDYYGNPGNEGHIFAQMKNITDQEVVLEVGERVVQAVFAPFLIADGDAADGVRTGGFGSTGH; translated from the coding sequence ATGAAAATTCGTGGTTTTGAATTGGTTTCGACTTTTACAGATAAAAATTTATTGCCCAAGCGTGAGACGGCGCATGCGGCTGGTTACGACTTAAAGGTTGCTGTGCGTACGGTTATTGCGCCAGGAGAGATTGTCTTGGTTCCGACAGGGGTTAAGGCCTATATGCAGCCGACTGAGGTTCTTTACCTTTATGATCGTTCTTCAAACCCTCGTAAAAAGGGCTTGGTTTTAATTAATTCAGTTGGGGTCATTGATGGGGATTATTATGGAAATCCTGGGAATGAAGGGCATATTTTTGCTCAGATGAAGAATATCACAGACCAAGAGGTTGTTCTTGAAGTTGGAGAACGTGTTGTCCAGGCTGTCTTTGCTCCTTTCTTAATTGCAGATGGAGATGCGGCAGACGGCGTGCGGACTGGTGGATTTGGATCGACTGGGCACTAG
- a CDS encoding adenylosuccinate synthase, translating to MTSVVVVGTQWGDEGKGKITDFLSANAEVIARYQGGDNAGHTIVIDGKKFKLHLIPSGIFFPEKISVIGNGMVVNPKSLVKELSYLHEEGVTTDNLRISDRAHVILPYHIELDRLQEEAKGDNKIGTTIKGIGPAYMDKAARVGIRIADLLDKDIFRERLERNLAEKNRLFEKLYDSKAIAFDDIFEEYYEYGQQIKKYVTDTSVILNDALDNGKRVLFEGAQGVMLDIDQGTYPFVTSSNPVAGGVTIGSGVGPSKIDKVVGVCKAYTSRVGDGPFPTELFDEVGERIREVGHEYGTTTGRPRRVGWFDSVVMRHSRRVSGITNLSLNSIDVLSGLDTVKICVAYDLDGQRIDYYPASLEQLKRCKPIYEELPGWSEDITGVRNLEDLPENARNYVRRVSELVGVRISTFSVGPGREQTNILESVWS from the coding sequence ATGACTTCAGTTGTTGTTGTAGGTACCCAATGGGGTGATGAAGGTAAAGGGAAGATTACAGACTTCCTTTCAGCGAATGCAGAAGTGATTGCACGTTACCAAGGTGGTGATAATGCAGGTCACACGATTGTGATTGATGGTAAGAAATTTAAGTTGCACTTGATTCCATCTGGGATTTTCTTCCCTGAAAAAATCTCTGTTATCGGGAACGGTATGGTTGTAAATCCTAAATCTCTTGTGAAAGAGTTGAGCTATCTTCATGAGGAAGGTGTAACAACTGATAATTTGCGTATTTCTGATCGTGCGCATGTTATTTTGCCTTATCATATCGAGTTGGATCGTTTGCAAGAAGAAGCTAAAGGTGACAATAAGATTGGGACTACAATTAAGGGAATTGGTCCAGCTTATATGGACAAGGCTGCTCGTGTGGGAATTCGTATCGCAGATCTTTTGGATAAAGATATTTTCCGTGAGCGTTTAGAACGTAACCTTGCTGAAAAGAATCGTCTCTTTGAAAAATTGTATGATAGTAAAGCGATTGCTTTCGATGATATTTTTGAAGAATATTACGAATATGGGCAACAAATCAAGAAATATGTGACCGATACATCTGTCATTTTGAATGATGCACTTGATAACGGTAAACGTGTGCTTTTTGAAGGTGCACAAGGTGTTATGCTAGATATTGACCAAGGGACCTATCCATTTGTTACGTCATCAAACCCTGTGGCTGGTGGTGTTACGATTGGTTCAGGTGTTGGTCCAAGTAAGATTGACAAGGTTGTAGGTGTATGTAAGGCTTATACGAGTCGTGTAGGAGACGGTCCATTCCCAACTGAGTTGTTTGATGAAGTGGGAGAACGTATCCGTGAAGTGGGTCATGAATATGGTACAACAACTGGTCGTCCACGTCGTGTGGGTTGGTTTGACTCAGTTGTGATGCGTCATAGCCGCCGTGTTTCTGGTATTACGAACCTTTCATTGAACTCTATCGATGTTTTGAGTGGTTTGGATACTGTGAAAATCTGTGTGGCTTATGATCTTGATGGTCAACGTATTGACTACTATCCAGCTAGTCTTGAGCAATTGAAACGTTGCAAGCCTATCTATGAAGAGTTGCCAGGTTGGTCAGAAGATATTACCGGAGTTCGTAATTTGGAAGATCTTCCTGAGAATGCGCGTAACTACGTTCGTCGTGTGAGTGAATTGGTTGGCGTTCGTATTTCTACTTTCTCAGTAGGTCCTGGTCGTGAACAAACAAATATTTTAGAAAGTGTTTGGTCCTAA
- a CDS encoding ribose-phosphate diphosphokinase, which translates to MSFSDLKLFALSSNQELAKRVAQEIGIELGKSSVRQFSDGEIQVNIEESIRGKHVFILQSTSSPVNDNLLEILIMVDALKRASAESVNVVMPYYGYARQDRKARAREPITSKLVANMLEVAGVDRLLTIDLHAAQIQGFFDIPVDHLMGAPLIADYFERRGMVGSDYVVVSPDHGGVTRARKLAEFLKTSIAIIDKRRSVDKMNTSEVMNIIGKVEGKTCILIDDMIDTAGTICHAADALAEAGAVEVYASCTHPVLSGPAMNNIQKSAIKKLVVLDTIYLPEERLIDKIEQISIAHLLGDAIVRIHEKRPLSPLFSIEKKI; encoded by the coding sequence ATGTCTTTTTCTGATTTAAAGCTGTTTGCCCTTTCTTCTAATCAAGAATTGGCAAAACGTGTAGCGCAGGAGATTGGGATAGAGTTGGGGAAATCAAGTGTTCGCCAATTTTCAGATGGAGAGATTCAGGTCAACATCGAAGAATCAATCCGTGGGAAACACGTTTTTATCCTACAATCAACTAGCTCGCCTGTAAATGACAATCTGCTTGAAATTTTGATTATGGTGGATGCTTTGAAGCGTGCCAGTGCAGAATCTGTGAATGTTGTTATGCCTTACTATGGGTATGCACGTCAGGATAGAAAGGCGAGAGCGCGTGAGCCAATCACTTCAAAACTTGTCGCAAATATGCTTGAAGTAGCTGGAGTGGATCGTTTATTGACCATCGACTTGCATGCTGCGCAGATTCAAGGATTCTTTGATATTCCTGTGGATCATTTGATGGGGGCTCCTCTGATTGCGGATTATTTTGAGCGTCGTGGTATGGTTGGTTCTGACTATGTGGTTGTCAGCCCAGACCATGGAGGGGTGACTCGTGCCCGTAAGTTGGCAGAATTTTTGAAAACATCTATTGCTATTATTGATAAACGTCGTAGCGTTGATAAGATGAATACTAGTGAAGTCATGAACATCATCGGTAAGGTCGAAGGCAAGACTTGTATTTTGATTGATGATATGATTGATACAGCTGGAACGATTTGTCACGCGGCAGATGCCCTTGCAGAAGCTGGTGCTGTTGAAGTCTATGCGAGCTGTACGCACCCAGTTCTTTCTGGTCCTGCTATGAACAATATCCAAAAATCAGCTATTAAGAAATTGGTTGTTTTGGATACCATCTATCTCCCAGAAGAGCGTTTGATCGATAAGATTGAGCAGATTTCAATCGCTCATTTATTGGGGGATGCTATCGTACGTATTCATGAAAAACGCCCACTTTCTCCACTTTTTAGTATTGAGAAAAAGATTTAA
- a CDS encoding histidine phosphatase family protein, whose amino-acid sequence MRQTACGLVDLDRLGTRMKIIFVRHGEPDYCELEERSYTGFGIDLAPLSEKGRQQAQKLSKNPLLPSAEIIVSSAVTRSLETASYVACVTGLPLRVEPLLHEWQVYESGTDNFEKARTMFLENKGELLPNSPIQYETATDMKSRFLECMAKYRDYQTVIVVTHGMLMSQFVPNEKIDFCQVIECELEI is encoded by the coding sequence ATGCGGCAGACGGCGTGCGGACTGGTGGATTTGGATCGACTGGGCACTAGAATGAAGATTATCTTTGTACGTCACGGGGAGCCAGATTATTGTGAGTTAGAGGAGCGTTCTTATACGGGATTTGGGATAGATTTGGCGCCCTTGTCTGAGAAGGGACGGCAACAAGCCCAGAAACTGAGCAAAAATCCCTTGCTTCCTTCAGCTGAAATAATCGTATCTTCTGCAGTCACAAGATCTTTAGAAACGGCTTCTTATGTGGCTTGTGTTACTGGACTTCCTTTGAGAGTGGAGCCATTATTGCATGAATGGCAGGTCTATGAAAGTGGCACAGATAATTTTGAAAAAGCTCGTACTATGTTTCTAGAAAATAAGGGGGAGTTACTTCCTAATAGTCCTATTCAATATGAGACAGCTACGGATATGAAGTCTCGTTTTCTAGAATGTATGGCTAAGTATCGAGATTACCAGACCGTGATAGTGGTAACTCACGGAATGCTCATGAGCCAGTTTGTGCCAAATGAGAAGATTGATTTTTGCCAAGTGATTGAGTGTGAGTTAGAGATATAG
- a CDS encoding YeiH family protein, whose amino-acid sequence MSFLSKNGAGILACLLISIVSWYLGGFFPVIGAPVFAIFMGMLLHPFLSPYKQLDAGLTFSSKKLLQYAVILLGFGLNISQVFAVGQSSLPVILSTISIALIVAYLFQRFFALDTKLATLIGVGSSICGGSAIAATASVIHAKEKEVAQAISVIFFFNVLAALIFPTLGTWLHLSNDGFALFAGTAVNDTSSVTATASAWDSLYQTNTLESATIVKLTRTLAIIPITLFLSYWQSREQKNKQGLQLKKVFPLFILYFILASLLTTLLTSLGVSSSFFTPLKQLSKSLIIMAMSAIGLKTNLIAMVKSSGKSIVLGAICWIAIILTSLGMQTLIGIF is encoded by the coding sequence ATGTCATTTCTATCAAAAAATGGAGCAGGCATCTTGGCCTGCCTTCTCATTTCAATCGTATCTTGGTACTTAGGAGGATTCTTCCCTGTGATTGGCGCGCCTGTTTTTGCGATTTTTATGGGAATGCTCCTACACCCCTTTCTCTCGCCTTATAAACAACTGGATGCGGGATTGACCTTTAGTTCTAAAAAATTGCTCCAGTATGCCGTTATCTTGCTTGGTTTTGGTCTCAATATCTCGCAAGTCTTCGCAGTCGGACAATCTTCACTCCCTGTCATCCTGTCCACCATTTCAATAGCCTTGATTGTTGCCTACCTCTTCCAGCGCTTCTTTGCACTGGACACAAAACTGGCTACCTTGATTGGAGTGGGTTCTTCTATCTGTGGGGGCTCTGCCATTGCAGCGACAGCGTCCGTTATCCATGCCAAGGAAAAGGAAGTAGCCCAAGCCATTTCCGTTATCTTTTTCTTCAATGTCTTGGCTGCGCTCATCTTTCCAACCCTAGGTACCTGGCTTCATCTATCCAATGACGGCTTCGCCCTCTTTGCAGGGACTGCGGTCAATGACACTTCCTCTGTAACCGCCACAGCCAGCGCCTGGGACAGTCTCTACCAGACCAATACCCTCGAATCTGCAACCATTGTCAAACTTACGCGGACTCTGGCTATTATCCCCATCACTCTCTTTCTCTCCTACTGGCAAAGTCGCGAGCAAAAAAATAAGCAAGGATTGCAACTAAAAAAAGTCTTCCCACTTTTTATCCTTTACTTTATCCTTGCATCTCTCCTAACCACCCTACTGACCTCTCTCGGTGTGTCCAGTAGTTTCTTTACCCCTCTCAAACAGCTTTCCAAATCCCTCATTATCATGGCTATGAGTGCTATCGGGCTCAAAACCAATCTGATAGCTATGGTCAAATCCAGCGGAAAATCAATTGTTCTTGGAGCCATCTGTTGGATTGCCATCATCCTTACTAGTCTTGGTATGCAGACCCTTATCGGCATTTTCTAA
- a CDS encoding PrsW family intramembrane metalloprotease, with protein sequence MKKNSILFIFILLLCIGLQYETIYYTDGSMSGAEYGLMGVSIFLALFYMIPALYFLFRIGKKWELPKKALILSLLGGMFLSGWLSSFANTYIHDLLEVLFPDSAFLNAFESAIVAPLVEEPLKLLPLVFVLALIPVRKLKSLFLLGIASGLGFQMIEDIGYIRTDLPEGFDFTISRILERIISGIASHWTFSGLAVVGIYLLYRAYKGQKVGKKQGLIFLGLALGTHFLFNSPFVELETELPLVIPVVTAMTLYGFYQAYRFVEKHNELMN encoded by the coding sequence ATGAAGAAAAACAGCATTTTATTTATTTTTATCTTATTGCTATGTATTGGTTTACAGTATGAAACCATCTACTATACGGATGGTTCGATGTCAGGTGCGGAATATGGACTAATGGGAGTTTCTATCTTTCTAGCTCTCTTTTACATGATTCCAGCTCTTTATTTCCTTTTCCGTATTGGGAAAAAATGGGAATTGCCAAAGAAGGCCTTGATCTTGTCTTTATTGGGTGGGATGTTCCTTTCAGGCTGGTTGTCTAGCTTTGCTAATACCTATATCCATGATTTATTGGAGGTTCTTTTCCCAGATAGTGCATTTTTAAATGCCTTTGAAAGTGCGATTGTGGCTCCTTTGGTAGAAGAACCCTTGAAATTGTTGCCACTTGTCTTTGTTTTAGCTTTGATTCCTGTGCGAAAATTAAAATCTTTGTTTTTACTAGGGATTGCTTCTGGTTTGGGATTTCAAATGATTGAGGATATTGGCTACATTCGTACGGATTTGCCAGAGGGATTTGACTTTACTATTTCGAGAATTTTAGAGCGTATCATCTCAGGGATTGCCTCTCACTGGACTTTTTCAGGTTTGGCTGTAGTAGGTATTTACTTGCTTTACAGAGCCTATAAAGGGCAGAAGGTTGGCAAGAAACAGGGGCTTATTTTCCTAGGTTTAGCCTTGGGAACTCATTTCTTGTTTAACTCTCCTTTTGTGGAGTTGGAGACAGAGTTGCCTTTAGTGATTCCAGTGGTTACGGCTATGACTCTCTATGGTTTTTATCAGGCTTATCGCTTTGTTGAGAAGCACAATGAGTTGATGAACTAG
- the recO gene encoding DNA repair protein RecO, whose product MIQSITSQGLVLYNRNFREDDKLVKIFTEQAGKRMFFVKHAGQSKLAPVIQPLVLARFLLRINDDGLSYIEDYHEVMTFPKINSDLFVMAYATYVAALADASLQDNQQDAPLFAFLQKTLELMEEGLDYQILTNIFEIQILTRFGISLNFNECVFCHRVGQAFDFSFKYGACLCPEHYHEDERRCHLNPNIPYLLNQFQAIDFETLETISLKPEIKQELRQFMDQLYEEYVGIHLKSKKFIDSLADWGQLLKEENK is encoded by the coding sequence ATGATTCAGTCTATCACGAGTCAAGGCTTGGTGCTCTACAATCGTAACTTTCGTGAGGATGATAAGCTAGTCAAGATTTTTACGGAGCAGGCTGGCAAGCGCATGTTTTTTGTTAAACACGCTGGTCAGTCTAAGCTAGCTCCTGTTATTCAGCCCTTGGTGCTGGCACGATTTCTCTTGCGAATCAATGATGACGGGCTCAGCTACATTGAGGACTATCATGAGGTGATGACTTTTCCCAAGATTAATAGCGATCTCTTTGTCATGGCTTATGCGACCTACGTGGCGGCTCTTGCGGATGCTAGTTTGCAGGACAATCAGCAGGATGCTCCCTTGTTTGCTTTTTTGCAAAAGACTTTGGAGTTGATGGAAGAGGGCTTGGATTATCAAATTTTGACTAATATTTTTGAAATTCAAATCTTGACTCGATTTGGTATTAGTCTCAATTTTAATGAGTGTGTCTTTTGTCATCGGGTTGGTCAGGCTTTTGACTTTTCTTTCAAATATGGAGCCTGCCTCTGTCCAGAGCATTATCATGAGGATGAGAGACGTTGCCATCTCAATCCCAATATCCCTTATCTGCTCAATCAATTTCAAGCCATTGATTTTGAGACCTTGGAGACCATTTCGCTCAAGCCTGAAATCAAGCAAGAGCTACGACAATTTATGGATCAGCTCTACGAAGAGTACGTGGGGATTCACCTAAAATCAAAGAAATTTATTGATTCCCTAGCAGACTGGGGACAATTACTAAAAGAGGAAAACAAATGA